The window CTTTACATTTCTGCATTTGGGGCCAAGGCCAACGGACCAACATCATGTTGCCGGTCAGGATGGCCAAGATCATTGCACAAAAGCAGCTACAATGCCTTACCGGTTGATCTGCTCAGGTGACAAGTTAATAGTACAGAATCGAGGCACACATTTTACCCAGTAGGATCTACGGCTCTCAAGGATGAAAGAACTGGTTGCAACGACACAGCATCAAAGTTCTCTCCCACAGGTCGAAAAGGAAGGGAAAAATCCTCACacaagaaaaaggggaaaacgcCGTCATATACACGTATTTTCTCTACCGCGCTATTTCTCTTGCTCTAATACATGCACAGAACAAGACTGCAAGGGTGATGGACAGAAAACTGGAATTAACTCGGAGCTTGCTGCTTGCCCTGACTCATCTGAATATTCCTTGTGCGTTCATCTCATCTCGATCGGGCGATTCCCTTTACTTTCTCAAGGGGACCCCGGATGCTTTACTTGCGCCTATGGCTTAGCTCAGGACGGGCACATTCGCCGCGACGGCGACACTGCCGGCGTCGAGCCTGTGGCGCTGCTCGTTTCTTGCAGCGCGCTCCCTCGCATTCGTGGCGCTAACCCTCACTGCtgcttcgtccatctccatctggTGATCCCGGCACTCCTCGCTGCAGAATGGCGTGTTCCCTCTGTTTGTTCACA of the Oryza sativa Japonica Group chromosome 2, ASM3414082v1 genome contains:
- the LOC4330359 gene encoding FCS-Like Zinc finger 3 is translated as MASASSSSSSFFDIEPLDGGEACLSGHAMDACSLCRKPLTRNCDIFMYRGNTPFCSEECRDHQMEMDEAAVRVSATNARERAARNEQRHRLDAGSVAVAANVPVLS